The Rhizoctonia solani chromosome 4, complete sequence genome contains a region encoding:
- a CDS encoding vacuolar protein has product MGITRQLLYFGCFQVALLICEAKLTPGQPKGPLPWGDINILHTSDTHGWLLGHTKNQWPEPNYSATLGDFISFVGHMKKLAEERSVDLLLVDSGDLHDGSGLTDGYPSGGINGEEAIKSFLKVPYDVMAIGNHELYVGDVTRDIYNNFAPKLDGRYLSSNSYLLAKDENGTDFEDVIGSRYRRFKTLRGRQVTSLGVIFDFKEHDKSTTVHGPTQMIEETWFKELLLQPTDIFVLAGHMSVAHGEWGVVSKKIREQHPNTPIAILGGHTHSRDCRQFDSNTMALESGRFMETVGWMSISLNKSSPTPSASFERRYLDTNNVTYMYHSGTTEQNFKSVIGKEVDGFNQELTTRWNLSQIHGCSSQNYFLERLEWPHAQNLYAFYIFQVLPEVLIKTSGREDKPHVIIINNGMLRFDIYRGTFTWNDQLTALPFKDPYMYIEVPWSIALKVKEKLNEYPKDHINTARFLKEKFGSSAYANVPDYSSQTPLSMSPDPSPGYVTKDECGGNGDDTEHAPIPVIPNPDYMSNDPVYPIPPEVVVDLIIPKFLKPRLLKAINELGFNATEDKMHQYGNVTSKEMFARYFERFPSTNGECPDD; this is encoded by the exons ATGGGAATCACCAGACAACTGCTTTATTTCGGGTGCTTCCAAGTGGCCTTGTTAATCTGTGAGGCAAAGTTAACTCCAGGACAACCTAAAGGTCCACTTCCGTGGGGAGACA TCAATATCCTCCATACAAGTGACACTCACG GATGGCTTCTTGGACACACCAAGAACCAATGGCCCGAACCAAATTACTC TGCCACGCTTGGAGACTTTATTTCCTTTGTTGGACACATGAAAAAGTTGGCTGAG GAAAGGAGCGTCGACCTTCTTTTGGTTGACTCGGGTGATCTGCATGATGGCTCGGGTCTCACAGATGGTTATCCATCGGGAGGTATCAACGGGGAAGAA GCCATAAAATCGTTCCTCAAAGTACCATACGATGTAATGGCCATCGGCAA TCATGAGCTATATGTTG GCGACGTAACACGGGACAT ATACAACAACTTCGCTCCAAAGCTAGACGGGCGATATTTGAGTTCCAACTCGTATCTATTAGCCAAGGATGAGAATGGAACAGATTTCGAAGATGTAATCGGATCGAGATATCGTCGATTCAAGACTCTTCG CGGACGACAGGTCACGTCGCTTGGAGTCATATTTGACTTTAAAGAACACGATAAGAGCACTACGGTTCATGGGCCAACTCAAATGATAGAGGAAACATGG TTCAAAGAGCTCCTGCTGCAGCCTACGGACATTTTTGTTCTTGCAGG ACACATGTCGGTCGCACACGGGGAATGGGGTGTGGTCTCAAAAAAGATCCGCGAGCAGCATCCCAACACACCAATCGCAATTCTAGGAG GTCACACGCATAGTCGAGACTGTCGCCAGTTTGATTCAAACACCATGGCGTTAGAATCCGGAAGATTTATGGAGACAGTTG GTTGGATGA GTATATCTCTCAACAAGTCGTCACCTACTCCTTCAGCTTCCTTTGAACGGCGATATTTGGATACCAACAATGTAACATATATG TATCACAGTGGCACAACAGAACAAAATTTCAAAAGTGTGATAGGAAAGGAAGTCGATGGGTTCAATCAGGAGCTTACGACTAGATGGAACTTGAGCCAAATACATGGATGCTCTAGCCAGA ATTATTTTCTAGAAAGGCTTGAATGGCCCCACGCTCAAAATCTCTATGCTTTCTACATTTTCCAAGTCCTTCCTGAAGTTTTGATCAAAACCTCAGGCCGTGAAGATAAGCCGCACGTCATAATAATCAACAACGGCATGTTGCGGTTCGACATCTACCGAGGAACATTCACCTGGAACGATCAAT TGACGGCTCTCCCTTTCAAAGACCCCTACATGTATATCGAAGTTCCTTGGTCGATTGCGCTGAAGGTCAAGGAAAAATTGAATGAATATCCTAAAGACCATATAAACACCGCCAGGTTCCTGAAAGAGAAATTTGGCTCTTCCGCGTATGCAAACGTACCAGATTACTCGTCTCAGACCCCCCTGTCTATGTCCCCTGACCCATCTCCAGGATACGTAACTAAGGAT GAATGTGGAGGGAATGGCGACGATACGGAGCATGCGCCTATTCCGGTCATCCCCAACCCGGACTATATGAGTAACGATCCAGTCTACCCGATTCCTCCTGAAGTAGTGGTGGACCTTATTATCCCCAAGTTCTTGAAACCAAGGTTGCTCAAAGCGATAAACGAACTCGGATTTAATGCTACAGAGGATAAAATGCATCAGTACGGGAATGTAACCTCCAAAGAGA TGTTCGCTAGGTACTTTGAGCGTTTCCCTTCAACCAATGGTGAATGCCCCGACGACTAG